The genomic stretch GTCCGGATAGAACGCGGCCAGGTCGGCCGGCATCATCAGGCCCTTATAGATGATGGTCTTGTGGGAAAAGCTGCAGATGTAGTGGTCGGTGTCGGCGGCGTTGGCCACGGACGAACGGCGGCGGGCGCTGAACAGCTTGACCGCCATGTCCTGGTCGCTCAGGCCTTCGCCGCCGATGTACACCTGCTCGATCTGCGGCAGGCGCTCCAGGGCCAGGCGGCCGAGGACGCTGGTGTCGATCGGCACCTTGCGCCAGCCGATCAGCTGCAGGCCTTCGGCGAGGATCTCGCGGTTCATGTTTTCGCGAGCGGCTTCGGCCTTGGCCGGATCCTGATTGAAGAACACCATGCCCACGGCGTATTGCTTGGGCAGCTCGACGCTGAAGGCTTCCTGGGCGATGGCGCGCAGGAACGCATCAGGCTTTTGAATCAGCAGACCGCAACCGTCGCCGGTCTTGCCGTCCGCGTTGATCCCACCGCGGTGGGTCATGCAGGTCAGGGCCTCGATGGCCGTTTGCAAAAGGGTATGACTGGGCTCGCCCTGCATGTGGGCTATCAGGCCGAAGCCGCAGTTATCCTTGAATTCATCTGGTTGGTACAGACCTGCTTTCATAGACACTTTCTCACCAGGCTGCCTCTTTTCGAGGCAAATTTCTTTTCAATTCAACCACTTGCATCTCGCGCCGAACGTACGCCGGCTTTGCGGGGGCAAAAGGGTGGTCATTGTACACAGCGACACAGAGGCTCACAAATTTGACGACGAAATGTCGCAAATTCATGTCGCGTTTGTGAAATGTTTAAAGCGATCTGCTGTGCTAGTCAAAACTTTTTTAATTCTGACCGCAACGACTCAAAGACTACTGTGACGCAGACACCACAAGGCACGCGACCCTGGAAGGAAGCGCGCACTCGTGGAGATTTTGAGGTGCCGGGAGAGGCGGCCTGGGTAAGGCCGCCGAATCTTCAGCGAGTTGTAGCCAGTTCCTGTTGGACGCTGGCGACAGTGCGAGGCCAAGGTTTACCAGCCTGAACCTTCGCTGGCAAGGCCTTGATGGCAGAAACGGCCGCATCACGGTTGGCGAAGCTGCCATAGGTGATCACGTAGAGAGGCTTGCCGTTGAGGACTTTCTTGAAATAGCGGTACTCGCCGCCCTGCTCCTTGACGAAGCTTTGCGCGGTCGCCTCGGAGCTGGTGCCGAGGATCTGCACCACGTAGTTGCCCGGCGCCTGTCCGGCGTACCAGCTGCCGCCGGCAGCCTTGGCGACCGGCTTCTCAGCGGGCTTCTCGGCCGGTTTGGCGGCCGCCACAGGCTTGGCCGGCGCCGGGGCCGGGGCCGGTTTGGCCGCAGGCGCGACAGGGGCAGGCTTGGCGACGGCGACCTGGGTCGGGGCCGGCGCAGGCTTGGCCGCCGGCACGGGCACAGGTACAGGCACCGGGGTCGGCGCAGGGCCGGCCGGCACACCCGCCGGCGGCGCGGTGGTGGTCACGGTCGGCGGCGTGGCGCTGGAGCCTTCGACCGGCACACCGTCGTCGCCTTCGGTGATGCCGCCGGCCGCTTCGGCCAGCGGGCCGCGCATCACCGGCTGCGAGTTGCCGACCAACGGCAACGGCATCGGTTGGGTGTTGCCGTTGAACTCGACGGACGGAGCACCGCCCTGACCGCCCTGCCCCAACGGCAGCTGGGCCTGTTCGTTGGCCGGCGCGCCGGCGGTCGGCGCCTTGCTGCGGCCCGGCATCAGCCAGGCGGCGGCGACCGCGACCACGACCACGGCGGAAATCGCCAATACGTGTTTCTTCGGCATGTTGAA from Pseudomonas ekonensis encodes the following:
- a CDS encoding AAA family ATPase, which gives rise to MTSLHADEAFLGHFQLSHDPFAPRVPGFKFFPAQRKPVLGQLHHLARYSQLLLVVTGPQGSGKTLLRQALVASTNKQSVQSVVVSARGAGDAAGVLRQVAQALDVAQAEVNAILAQVVQLALTGQEVYLLVDDAEQLDESALEALMALGAGAPEGRPHVFLFGESSLIAQLDALQLEEERFHVIELQPYTEEETREYLDQRLEGAGRGIELFTADQISDIHESSEGWPGNINQVARDAMIEAMIASRTAVKRPSMGFNMPKKHVLAISAVVVVAVAAAWLMPGRSKAPTAGAPANEQAQLPLGQGGQGGAPSVEFNGNTQPMPLPLVGNSQPVMRGPLAEAAGGITEGDDGVPVEGSSATPPTVTTTAPPAGVPAGPAPTPVPVPVPVPAAKPAPAPTQVAVAKPAPVAPAAKPAPAPAPAKPVAAAKPAEKPAEKPVAKAAGGSWYAGQAPGNYVVQILGTSSEATAQSFVKEQGGEYRYFKKVLNGKPLYVITYGSFANRDAAVSAIKALPAKVQAGKPWPRTVASVQQELATTR